One genomic segment of Actinoplanes ianthinogenes includes these proteins:
- a CDS encoding putative bifunctional diguanylate cyclase/phosphodiesterase — protein sequence MSGPRVPSRRSSAYAWLVTAPLALFGFTCFVISLRADERWHQAWLGGVVLLIGAVLANVTVTHIVIGRQSYNMVITEIPLVLGLYFVPPASFIAAMTAAALVTNVRSMESTKLWFNVARQAASSSAALVVIALLPDITGPGPTTWVILFFAVMTSVVVSHVAVAGVIALVQSRHAGRQALTAGMPTLAIAAINIIIGLVFLIAIEANRWAVVLLAALVLAMILVFRSFAGIFRQHRTLTEVYELTVALRDETGTGGLPDVLLGRVRTLMRSEFATLWLPVQGRHPEVLLTSRVDDNAALFDISPTPSVLRDRVMETGRAVSVGSEFDETADLRDLLRAKRLRDIVAVPLRSGQITIGTLEVVNRLGSYTTFRDADVQVLETIAAHVAGAVENSRLVDRLRYDAYHDRLTALPNRRRIIDALAESVTVRAEDEVVAILLFDVDGQRNVNESMGHAAGDKLLVEVAERIRGIADSGALVGRIGGDEFVVTLRTASIEATIELATQMRERLRGPMAVGTLTLDVDTAVGVSVYPDHGSDPETLLQRAELAANAAKVLPYGVQPFHPALESRAVRRLGIAADLRRAIDNDQLEVYFQPKVTLADRHVLGVECLARWVHPAHGEVAPEDFVAVAEHTGQLARLTEVVLTAGLRHCKAWADADRPLSIAVNLSARTLLDSRFPDLVQELLEEHRVEPGQVTFEISEPGMLSDIERVLPTLYRLRDLGVRLSVDDFGTGASSLGYLRQWPVHEVKIDDTFVQGMATDSGDLAIVRAIVSLAREFGLTVVAEGVESELTLELLEEMGCEIGQGYLFSRPLPFERLEAWLSAQTEPESTPTGEVRRLRAVI from the coding sequence ATGAGCGGGCCTCGGGTGCCTTCGCGGCGTTCCTCCGCCTATGCCTGGCTGGTCACCGCGCCGCTGGCCCTTTTCGGTTTCACCTGTTTCGTCATATCGCTCAGAGCCGACGAGCGATGGCACCAAGCTTGGCTCGGTGGCGTGGTGCTGCTCATCGGCGCGGTTCTGGCCAATGTGACGGTGACGCACATCGTCATCGGCCGGCAGAGCTACAACATGGTGATCACCGAGATCCCATTGGTTCTCGGGCTCTATTTCGTCCCCCCGGCGTCGTTCATCGCGGCAATGACGGCCGCCGCTCTGGTGACGAATGTCCGGAGCATGGAATCCACCAAGCTTTGGTTCAACGTCGCCCGGCAGGCCGCCAGCAGTTCCGCGGCTCTGGTCGTCATCGCGCTCCTGCCGGACATCACCGGGCCCGGCCCCACCACGTGGGTGATTCTTTTCTTCGCGGTGATGACCAGTGTCGTCGTGTCGCACGTCGCGGTGGCCGGCGTAATCGCCCTGGTGCAGAGCCGGCATGCGGGCCGCCAGGCATTGACGGCCGGCATGCCGACCCTCGCGATCGCCGCGATCAACATCATCATCGGCCTGGTCTTCCTGATCGCGATCGAAGCCAACCGGTGGGCCGTGGTGCTCCTCGCCGCGCTGGTGCTGGCGATGATCCTGGTGTTCCGCTCGTTCGCGGGCATCTTCCGGCAACACCGGACGCTCACCGAGGTCTACGAGCTCACCGTCGCCCTTCGCGACGAGACCGGCACCGGCGGTCTTCCGGACGTGCTCCTGGGCCGGGTGCGTACGCTCATGCGCTCCGAGTTCGCGACCCTTTGGCTGCCGGTTCAGGGGCGGCACCCCGAGGTGCTGCTCACCTCGCGGGTCGACGACAACGCGGCCTTGTTCGACATCTCGCCGACGCCGTCCGTGCTCCGGGACCGGGTGATGGAGACCGGCCGCGCGGTCTCGGTGGGTTCGGAATTCGATGAGACCGCCGATCTGCGCGACCTCCTGCGAGCCAAGAGGCTGCGGGACATCGTCGCGGTGCCGCTGCGGTCCGGGCAGATCACCATCGGGACGCTCGAGGTGGTCAACCGGCTCGGGTCGTACACGACGTTCCGGGACGCGGACGTGCAGGTTCTGGAGACGATCGCCGCGCACGTCGCCGGCGCCGTCGAGAATTCCCGGCTGGTCGACCGCCTGCGCTACGACGCCTACCACGACCGCCTCACCGCCCTCCCCAACCGCCGCCGCATCATCGACGCCCTCGCCGAGTCGGTCACCGTGCGCGCCGAGGACGAGGTCGTCGCCATCCTGCTCTTCGACGTCGACGGCCAGCGCAACGTCAACGAGTCGATGGGTCACGCCGCCGGCGACAAACTGCTGGTCGAGGTCGCCGAGCGGATCCGCGGCATCGCCGACTCCGGCGCCCTGGTCGGCCGGATCGGCGGCGACGAGTTCGTGGTCACCCTGCGGACCGCCAGCATCGAGGCGACCATCGAGCTGGCCACCCAGATGCGCGAACGGTTGCGCGGCCCGATGGCGGTGGGCACGCTCACCCTGGACGTGGACACCGCGGTCGGCGTCTCGGTCTACCCCGACCACGGCAGCGACCCGGAGACGCTGCTCCAGCGCGCCGAGCTGGCCGCCAACGCGGCCAAGGTCCTTCCGTACGGTGTGCAGCCCTTCCACCCGGCCCTGGAGTCCCGCGCGGTCCGCCGCCTGGGCATCGCCGCCGACCTGCGCCGCGCGATCGACAACGACCAGCTGGAGGTCTACTTCCAGCCCAAGGTGACGCTGGCCGACCGGCACGTGCTCGGCGTGGAGTGCCTGGCCCGCTGGGTGCACCCGGCGCACGGGGAGGTCGCCCCGGAGGACTTCGTGGCGGTCGCCGAGCACACCGGCCAGCTCGCCCGGCTCACCGAGGTGGTGCTCACCGCCGGCCTGCGGCACTGCAAGGCCTGGGCGGACGCGGACCGGCCGCTCTCCATCGCGGTCAACCTCTCCGCCCGTACCCTGCTCGACTCCCGATTCCCGGACCTGGTCCAGGAGTTGCTGGAGGAGCACCGGGTGGAGCCGGGCCAGGTCACCTTCGAGATCTCCGAGCCGGGCATGCTCAGCGACATCGAGCGGGTCCTGCCCACCCTCTACCGGCTGCGCGACCTCGGTGTCCGGCTGAGCGTCGACGACTTCGGCACCGGCGCCTCCTCGCTGGGCTATCTCCGCCAGTGGCCGGTCCACGAGGTGAAGATCGACGACACGTTCGTCCAGGGCATGGCGACCGATTCGGGGGATCTCGCGATCGTCCGGGCGATCGTCAGCCTGGCCAGGGAGTTCGGTCTCACCGTGGTGGCCGAGGGCGTGGAGAGCGAGCTCACCCTGGAGTTGTTGGAGGAGATGGGGTGCGAGATCGGTCAGGGCTACCTGTTCAGCCGGCCCCTGCCGTTCGAGCGTCTGGAGGCCTGGCTGAGCGCTCAGACGGAGCCGGAGTCCACTCCCACCGGCGAGGTCCGCAGGCTACGAGCAGTCATCTGA
- a CDS encoding MaoC family dehydratase N-terminal domain-containing protein, protein MPLDQTFVGRTWPPTETYLVGREKIREFARAIGATDAEYHDPEAARAIGYPDVVAPPTFPVAITMAASRQVINDPGLGLDYSRVVHGDQRFAYTRPVVAGDALVCVNSVDEITTRGGHWFITTRTEVRTEAGEPVVTVWSKLVQRGEEHS, encoded by the coding sequence ATGCCCCTGGATCAGACGTTCGTCGGCCGCACCTGGCCGCCCACCGAGACCTACCTCGTCGGCCGGGAGAAGATCCGCGAGTTCGCCCGCGCGATCGGCGCCACCGACGCTGAGTACCACGACCCCGAGGCGGCCCGCGCGATCGGCTACCCGGATGTGGTGGCCCCGCCGACCTTCCCGGTCGCCATCACCATGGCCGCCAGCCGCCAGGTGATCAACGATCCCGGCCTGGGCCTGGACTACAGCCGGGTGGTGCACGGCGACCAGCGATTCGCCTACACCCGCCCGGTGGTGGCCGGCGACGCCCTGGTCTGTGTGAACTCGGTGGACGAGATCACCACCCGGGGTGGTCACTGGTTCATCACCACCCGCACCGAGGTGCGCACCGAGGCCGGCGAGCCGGTCGTCACGGTGTGGTCGAAACTGGTCCAGCGCGGCGAGGAGCACTCCTGA
- a CDS encoding sulfurtransferase → MASAVINPVVDLDWLRAHAGEVILADVRWYLDGRSGHEAYRKGHLPGAVFIDLDTALAAPASPAEGRHPLPDPEVFAAAMSAAGIGDTTTVVGYDDAGGVIAARLIWLLRALGREAALLDGGLLAYDGEPTTEIPAPPPAVFTPRPWPAERLAGLAETVDGGHVVLDARDAARFRGDTEPVDPRPGHIPGARNLPCRDNVAPDGRFLPVAQLRERFAAVGADGSTEVISYCGSGVTACHNLIALEHAGLGEGRLYPGSWSQYSHTDRPAATGD, encoded by the coding sequence GTGGCAAGCGCGGTGATCAACCCCGTGGTGGACCTGGACTGGCTGCGCGCCCACGCCGGCGAAGTGATCCTGGCCGACGTGCGGTGGTACCTCGACGGCCGGTCCGGGCACGAGGCGTACCGGAAAGGGCACCTGCCCGGCGCGGTCTTCATCGATCTGGACACCGCGCTGGCCGCACCGGCCTCGCCGGCCGAAGGCCGGCATCCGCTGCCGGACCCGGAGGTCTTCGCGGCGGCGATGTCCGCGGCCGGCATCGGGGACACGACGACCGTGGTGGGTTACGACGACGCCGGCGGCGTCATCGCCGCTCGGCTCATCTGGTTGCTGCGGGCGCTCGGGCGCGAGGCCGCGCTCCTCGACGGAGGCCTGCTTGCGTACGACGGGGAGCCCACCACCGAGATCCCCGCCCCGCCGCCGGCTGTTTTCACCCCGCGCCCGTGGCCCGCCGAGCGGCTGGCCGGCCTGGCCGAGACCGTCGACGGCGGCCACGTGGTCCTCGATGCCCGGGACGCGGCCCGGTTCCGTGGCGACACCGAGCCGGTCGACCCGCGTCCCGGCCACATTCCCGGCGCCCGCAACCTGCCCTGTCGCGACAACGTGGCCCCGGACGGCCGCTTCCTCCCGGTCGCCCAGCTGCGTGAGCGGTTCGCCGCGGTCGGGGCGGACGGCTCCACCGAGGTGATCTCGTACTGCGGTTCCGGGGTGACCGCCTGCCACAATCTGATCGCTCTGGAGCACGCCGGTCTGGGGGAGGGGCGGCTGTATCCGGGCTCCTGGTCGCAGTACAGCCACACCGATCGTCCCGCCGCGACGGGCGACTGA
- a CDS encoding LysE family translocator, giving the protein MDLAHAVLSFAVLGALLTITPGLDTALVLRSAVTMGRGPAFATALGVGTGALTWGAAAAVGVSALLTASTVAYTVLRVAGAAYMIFLGARMIRAAVRAAPIEEAALAPAAPTWWSTFGKGLLTNLLNPKVGAFYIAVLPQFIPPDTSPLGVGLLLALVHDLEGLAWFALIIFGAQAARGVLARRAVRRSVDAGTGAVLLGFGLRLGLSSR; this is encoded by the coding sequence GTGGACCTCGCCCATGCCGTTCTCTCCTTCGCCGTTCTCGGCGCCCTCCTCACCATCACCCCCGGCCTGGACACCGCGCTGGTGCTCCGCTCGGCCGTCACGATGGGCCGCGGCCCGGCCTTCGCCACCGCCCTCGGCGTCGGCACCGGCGCGCTGACCTGGGGCGCGGCCGCCGCGGTCGGGGTGTCCGCGCTGCTCACCGCCTCGACCGTCGCCTACACCGTGCTGCGGGTGGCCGGCGCGGCGTACATGATTTTCCTGGGCGCCCGCATGATCCGCGCCGCCGTCCGCGCCGCCCCGATCGAGGAGGCGGCCCTCGCGCCCGCCGCACCCACCTGGTGGAGCACGTTCGGCAAGGGCCTGCTCACCAATCTGCTCAACCCCAAGGTCGGCGCCTTCTACATCGCGGTCCTCCCGCAGTTCATCCCGCCGGACACGTCGCCGCTCGGCGTCGGCCTGCTGCTCGCCCTGGTGCACGACCTGGAGGGGCTGGCCTGGTTCGCATTGATCATTTTCGGCGCGCAGGCCGCGCGCGGTGTCCTCGCCCGCCGCGCCGTCCGGCGTAGCGTCGACGCCGGCACCGGCGCGGTCCTGCTCGGCTTCGGCCTGCGCCTGGGTCTTTCCAGCCGATAG
- a CDS encoding DivIVA domain-containing protein encodes MSGAPHTQTSSYSIRGRGRLTPDGVREISFRRSHGLGRGLRAEDVRQFIDQVSDDMASLYDELAAVYAENHRIKTAVPPSALHDQANR; translated from the coding sequence GTGAGCGGCGCTCCACACACCCAAACGAGCAGCTATTCCATACGCGGTCGTGGTCGGCTGACGCCGGACGGTGTCCGCGAGATTAGCTTCCGCCGTTCTCATGGTCTTGGCCGCGGACTGCGCGCCGAGGATGTCCGGCAGTTCATCGATCAGGTCTCGGACGACATGGCGTCGCTCTACGACGAGCTGGCCGCTGTGTACGCCGAGAACCACCGAATCAAGACCGCAGTGCCACCGTCGGCCCTTCATGATCAGGCCAACCGGTGA
- a CDS encoding NB-ARC domain-containing protein, with translation MSTADLGELRAFVQRLHRDNGEPSTREIARRLDGAISHTTVAKILKCDKPPGWEQFEGVVEALGGDPDEARQVWVAFRDATAPLSEVQSTATGSRRNTPWMMPALNRRPIDRPDLTAQMLRVLTSGTGTTVGITTAVHGAGGFGKTTLTSYVCSRPELRELFPGGLLWITVGQDRQGPDLASAVNDLCEQLTGARPAFTDPEQAGHRLGELLDDGPATLLVVDDVWDDNQLRPFLIGGRRCTRLITTRIPGLIPDDAEFVHVDQMEQRESETLLGAGLPKLPSQQVRRLLELTGRWPLLMALLNGTLRRAVRDGNDLLSAVNWLVGRLSTEGPAALDIRVTKGRDRAVHATVQASVAMLTEADRERYRELAIFNEDVDVPLEALETLWSSTGQYSAVDSMRLVADLVDLSLVAAYQQASQSIRLHDVLRLYLRHEVGAERLHELNALFLDANRAPMLGRWWSLPENDYLWQHLTYHLEESGQTAELNALVTDLRWTVAKSQRYDVAAVEADLARSDTPMAAELKGALAREAHVLQRITPKHAYPAVLISRLSGTPALAQIVSDYESTLYRSQPWLENRWPLPGQSSALIRVFAGSDHALTGCSISPDSDAAWIATTGFGETVDIWNRTTGQRLFQLRGHQDAVTKCAFAPDGLTLLSVGVDGTGRIWDVVTRKLRTTLSGHAGAVNGCTITPDGTEVVTFGDDRTARRWRADDGTLLSVFEDHSERLLAGGIAPDGSWIVATAADGSVTCWSVASGERLHKIRAHIGGALACAVAPDGSWFATGGEDSAVRIWDTETFRMLAELRDHQGRVNAVAVDPSGEVLASCGDDRAVRLWDPHHSHRLAVLSGHNYFVSDCTFSQDGTSLLTASRDRSARLWKRGATETVAEASTTRRRLVACASDIHSGRVLTGGRDGMVQIWAASGELLHEVAGHKGPITAAAVTSAGDIGATAGWDGSVRLWDMQTGNERANLHIDGAKFESCAFSRDGKSIVAGAHDGCLTRWDVVTTETKQVIPGHGNWVSGCTFSPDDAVLATTSWDRTALLWSMPRGLKQHHLTGHLGEVLCCSFANSGNRLITGSDDTTARVWDLSGAAEPLILRGHESAITGCDLNRLGNLLVTCGNDATIRVWDWMRAENVATIRVASTLSDVCWADGRSTICAVGEAGIHMFSFRQVDSGGALREPTGRGVATVRPTD, from the coding sequence GTGTCCACTGCCGACCTAGGTGAGTTGAGGGCCTTCGTTCAGCGACTGCATCGCGACAACGGTGAGCCGAGCACGAGGGAGATCGCACGTCGACTCGATGGCGCAATCAGCCACACGACGGTTGCCAAGATCCTTAAATGTGACAAGCCACCTGGCTGGGAGCAGTTCGAGGGCGTGGTAGAGGCGCTCGGTGGTGATCCAGACGAAGCGCGTCAGGTCTGGGTGGCCTTCCGCGACGCCACTGCTCCGCTGTCTGAGGTGCAGTCCACCGCTACGGGATCACGGCGCAACACGCCGTGGATGATGCCAGCCCTGAACCGGCGCCCCATCGACCGCCCCGATCTCACAGCACAGATGCTGCGCGTGCTGACTAGCGGAACCGGAACGACGGTCGGCATCACCACTGCTGTCCACGGGGCTGGCGGATTCGGCAAGACAACCCTCACCTCTTACGTCTGCTCCCGGCCGGAGTTGCGAGAACTCTTCCCGGGCGGACTCCTTTGGATCACGGTCGGGCAGGACAGACAAGGTCCCGACCTCGCTTCCGCTGTGAACGACCTTTGTGAGCAGCTCACCGGAGCTCGGCCTGCGTTCACTGATCCAGAGCAGGCGGGTCATCGCCTGGGCGAGTTGCTCGACGACGGGCCAGCGACCCTGCTTGTGGTTGATGACGTCTGGGACGACAACCAGCTCCGCCCGTTTCTGATCGGCGGACGGCGCTGTACAAGGCTGATTACGACGCGAATTCCCGGCCTGATCCCGGACGACGCCGAGTTCGTCCATGTCGACCAGATGGAGCAGCGTGAGTCCGAGACCCTCCTGGGTGCGGGGCTGCCGAAGCTTCCATCGCAGCAGGTACGGCGCCTCCTGGAGCTGACAGGTCGCTGGCCGCTGCTAATGGCTTTGCTCAACGGCACCCTGCGCCGAGCAGTGCGCGATGGCAATGACCTGTTGTCTGCGGTGAACTGGCTGGTCGGCCGACTCTCGACCGAGGGACCCGCTGCGCTCGACATTCGGGTGACCAAGGGCCGCGACCGTGCCGTGCATGCCACCGTGCAGGCAAGCGTGGCCATGCTGACCGAAGCCGACCGGGAGCGATACCGGGAACTTGCGATTTTCAACGAGGACGTTGACGTCCCCTTAGAAGCCTTGGAGACTCTGTGGTCCTCGACGGGCCAGTACTCCGCGGTCGACAGCATGCGCCTGGTCGCCGATCTCGTCGACCTTTCTCTCGTCGCGGCATACCAGCAAGCCAGCCAGTCGATCCGTTTACACGACGTCCTCCGGCTGTACCTGCGCCACGAGGTCGGCGCCGAGCGTCTGCACGAACTCAACGCTCTCTTTCTGGACGCCAATCGCGCGCCCATGCTGGGCCGCTGGTGGTCTCTTCCAGAGAACGACTATCTGTGGCAGCACCTCACCTACCATTTGGAGGAGAGCGGCCAGACAGCCGAACTGAATGCACTGGTAACCGATCTACGATGGACTGTGGCCAAGAGCCAGCGGTACGACGTCGCCGCTGTGGAGGCCGACCTGGCGCGCTCTGACACGCCGATGGCCGCTGAGCTCAAGGGCGCACTCGCCCGGGAAGCGCACGTGCTACAGCGGATCACTCCCAAACACGCCTACCCCGCTGTCTTGATCAGCCGGCTGTCCGGCACTCCAGCTCTGGCTCAGATAGTTTCTGACTACGAATCGACCCTGTATCGAAGCCAGCCGTGGCTGGAGAATCGCTGGCCGCTGCCCGGGCAGAGTTCCGCGCTGATTCGTGTTTTCGCAGGCTCTGACCATGCCCTCACGGGTTGTTCCATATCACCAGATTCCGACGCTGCCTGGATCGCGACCACGGGCTTCGGCGAGACGGTGGACATCTGGAATCGCACCACGGGCCAACGCCTCTTCCAGCTCCGCGGTCACCAAGATGCAGTGACGAAATGTGCCTTCGCCCCCGATGGCCTAACGTTGCTCAGCGTCGGAGTGGACGGCACTGGACGTATCTGGGACGTAGTAACCCGCAAGCTCCGAACGACGTTGTCCGGCCACGCCGGTGCCGTCAACGGCTGCACCATCACGCCAGATGGTACCGAAGTCGTGACCTTCGGCGACGATCGAACCGCACGCCGATGGCGGGCCGACGACGGCACCCTCCTATCCGTATTCGAGGATCATTCCGAGCGTTTGTTGGCCGGTGGAATCGCCCCGGACGGATCGTGGATCGTGGCAACTGCCGCGGACGGCTCAGTTACCTGCTGGTCGGTCGCCAGCGGCGAGCGTCTGCACAAGATTCGCGCGCACATCGGAGGTGCCCTGGCATGTGCTGTGGCGCCAGACGGTTCTTGGTTCGCAACCGGCGGGGAAGATTCCGCCGTCCGGATTTGGGATACCGAGACATTCCGGATGCTTGCCGAACTTCGTGATCATCAGGGCCGAGTCAACGCTGTGGCAGTGGACCCATCAGGTGAGGTCCTCGCGAGTTGCGGCGACGACCGAGCGGTCCGCCTATGGGATCCGCACCACAGCCATCGACTGGCCGTGCTGTCTGGGCACAATTACTTCGTTTCCGACTGTACGTTTAGCCAAGATGGCACGTCTTTGCTCACGGCCAGCCGCGACAGGTCCGCACGCTTGTGGAAGCGAGGAGCTACCGAGACCGTGGCAGAGGCGAGCACTACGCGTCGGCGTCTCGTGGCCTGTGCCTCCGACATTCATTCCGGCCGGGTGCTGACCGGTGGACGCGACGGGATGGTGCAGATTTGGGCAGCCTCCGGCGAGCTGCTGCATGAGGTCGCGGGGCATAAAGGTCCCATCACCGCAGCTGCGGTGACAAGCGCTGGTGATATCGGTGCCACGGCTGGATGGGACGGGTCCGTCCGCCTCTGGGACATGCAGACCGGCAATGAGCGAGCCAATCTCCACATTGATGGTGCGAAGTTCGAGAGCTGCGCCTTTTCGAGGGATGGGAAAAGTATCGTCGCGGGCGCCCACGATGGTTGCTTGACGCGGTGGGACGTTGTGACGACAGAGACAAAGCAGGTTATCCCCGGACACGGTAACTGGGTATCGGGATGCACTTTCTCGCCCGACGATGCCGTCCTCGCCACGACAAGCTGGGATCGGACTGCCCTGCTGTGGTCAATGCCTCGCGGATTGAAACAGCATCATCTGACCGGACATCTAGGCGAGGTCCTATGCTGTTCGTTCGCGAATTCGGGCAATCGTCTGATCACCGGAAGCGACGACACGACCGCTCGCGTGTGGGACCTGTCGGGTGCCGCTGAGCCGCTCATTCTCCGCGGACATGAGTCGGCGATCACCGGTTGCGACCTCAACCGGCTTGGTAATCTATTGGTGACGTGCGGAAATGACGCGACGATCCGGGTTTGGGACTGGATGCGTGCGGAGAACGTGGCGACTATTCGTGTCGCCAGCACACTCTCAGACGTTTGCTGGGCCGACGGTCGAAGCACGATCTGTGCCGTGGGCGAGGCGGGCATCCACATGTTCTCCTTCCGGCAGGTAGATTCCGGAGGTGCCCTCCGTGAGCCAACCGGACGAGGGGTCGCGACAGTTCGTCCAACGGACTAG
- a CDS encoding inositol monophosphatase family protein: protein MTDYADLLPIAHQAVDLARDIMRTMQPGALTAKGDRDMASEVDFAIEGRVRAFLAERSPDIGFLGEENGPSGAAGDLLWALDPVDGTVNFVHGSPLCGISLGLITGNRSVLGVIDLPFLGVRYHAAEGLGAHANDQPIAVSTTARLSDAVVALGDYAVGDGAEDKNRTRFALTQRLASRVQRVRMHGSAAIDLAWLAAGQVDAAVMLANKPWDTAAGVIIAREAGAVLVDQDGTPHHTGSSATIAVNPALLAAILDLVAGEPVPAS from the coding sequence ATGACCGACTACGCCGACCTGCTACCGATCGCCCACCAGGCCGTCGACCTCGCCCGCGACATCATGCGCACCATGCAACCCGGTGCGTTGACCGCCAAAGGCGATCGGGACATGGCCTCCGAGGTCGACTTCGCCATCGAGGGACGCGTACGCGCTTTTCTGGCGGAGCGCAGTCCGGACATCGGCTTCCTCGGCGAAGAGAACGGCCCGAGCGGAGCAGCAGGCGACCTGCTGTGGGCGCTCGATCCCGTCGATGGCACCGTCAACTTCGTCCACGGTTCACCTCTGTGCGGCATCTCCCTCGGCCTCATCACCGGGAATCGCTCCGTTCTCGGTGTCATCGACCTCCCCTTCCTTGGCGTCCGCTACCACGCAGCCGAGGGCCTCGGCGCCCACGCCAATGACCAGCCCATCGCCGTCAGCACCACCGCTCGACTCAGCGACGCCGTAGTGGCCCTTGGCGACTACGCCGTGGGCGATGGTGCTGAGGACAAGAACCGCACCAGGTTCGCCCTCACTCAGCGCCTGGCCAGCAGGGTGCAGCGTGTACGCATGCACGGGTCCGCCGCCATCGACCTCGCCTGGCTGGCCGCCGGCCAGGTCGACGCCGCCGTCATGCTGGCCAACAAACCGTGGGACACCGCAGCCGGAGTGATCATCGCCAGGGAGGCCGGCGCAGTCCTCGTCGACCAGGACGGAACGCCGCATCACACCGGGTCGAGTGCCACCATCGCCGTGAACCCCGCGCTTCTTGCAGCCATCCTCGACCTCGTCGCTGGCGAACCCGTTCCCGCCTCATAG
- a CDS encoding DUF5919 domain-containing protein, giving the protein MSTRTATTFSVPEHLWDTDAMLDALAARDIAQVFRLVQRETRVSQTHLGVATGLSQAQVSEIIGGGRRVSSIDVLTRISTGLCMPSEARVVLLLGDRGHGIAPTTTLSGDVIAAQPAPYAQALAEEALAERYADVEAVYPSRSEFTSKMPPHALFDCATDIRAVGLSLNLICQQYADSQLAQLVENGARLRLLFLDPAGAAMRQREIEEDMTVGHLGALTMLNLQGVLRVRDRLAADIRDRIEVATYDQTIRVNVTLINDSLCVAQQYLPHARGVESPTMVIKKRWPAAGLYHVFERTFDELWSGGQPR; this is encoded by the coding sequence TTGAGCACGCGCACAGCGACGACCTTCTCCGTGCCAGAGCATCTATGGGACACCGACGCGATGCTCGACGCCCTGGCCGCCCGCGATATCGCTCAGGTATTTCGCCTGGTCCAGCGCGAGACCAGGGTCAGCCAGACACACCTCGGCGTCGCAACCGGCCTCAGCCAAGCTCAAGTCAGCGAGATCATCGGCGGAGGTCGCCGAGTCAGCAGCATCGACGTCCTGACCAGGATTTCAACCGGCCTCTGTATGCCCAGCGAGGCCCGCGTGGTCCTGCTGCTCGGCGACCGCGGCCACGGCATCGCGCCCACCACGACGCTATCTGGCGATGTGATAGCCGCTCAGCCCGCGCCGTATGCCCAGGCTCTCGCCGAGGAGGCGTTGGCCGAGCGGTATGCCGACGTGGAGGCGGTCTACCCGAGCAGGTCGGAGTTCACCTCCAAGATGCCGCCGCACGCCCTGTTCGACTGCGCCACCGACATCCGCGCCGTCGGGTTGTCCCTCAACCTGATCTGCCAGCAGTACGCCGACAGCCAGCTCGCCCAGCTGGTCGAGAACGGTGCTCGCCTCCGCCTGCTCTTCCTCGACCCGGCCGGCGCCGCGATGCGCCAGCGCGAGATCGAAGAAGACATGACCGTGGGCCACCTCGGCGCTCTCACCATGCTCAACCTGCAAGGCGTGCTCCGCGTCCGCGACCGGCTGGCCGCCGATATTCGGGACCGCATCGAGGTTGCCACCTACGACCAGACAATCCGTGTCAACGTCACTTTGATCAATGACTCGCTCTGCGTCGCGCAGCAGTACCTACCGCACGCGCGAGGCGTCGAGTCCCCGACCATGGTGATCAAGAAACGGTGGCCGGCCGCAGGGCTGTACCACGTGTTCGAGCGCACCTTCGACGAGCTTTGGAGCGGTGGCCAGCCCCGATGA
- a CDS encoding MaoC family dehydratase produces the protein MTEILEPQTFRVTRADLVRYAGASGDFNPIHWSERIATGVGLPGVIAHGMFTMALVGRAVTTWAGAADAVKEFSVRFARPVPVPDTDEGTEIVVTATVKEVTEDGETRLALTATCNGDKVLSLAQALVRKR, from the coding sequence ATGACCGAGATCCTGGAACCGCAGACCTTCCGGGTCACCCGGGCCGACCTGGTCCGTTACGCCGGTGCCTCCGGCGACTTCAACCCGATCCACTGGAGCGAGCGGATCGCGACCGGTGTCGGCCTGCCCGGCGTCATCGCGCACGGCATGTTCACCATGGCCCTGGTCGGCCGCGCGGTGACCACCTGGGCCGGCGCCGCGGACGCGGTCAAGGAGTTCAGCGTGCGGTTCGCCCGGCCGGTCCCGGTGCCGGACACGGACGAGGGGACCGAGATCGTCGTGACGGCCACGGTGAAGGAAGTCACCGAGGATGGGGAAACCCGGCTCGCCCTGACTGCCACGTGCAACGGAGACAAGGTACTGTCTCTGGCACAGGCGCTCGTCAGGAAGCGGTAG
- the rpmG gene encoding 50S ribosomal protein L33 has protein sequence MAKATDVRPKITLACTECKDRNYITKKNRRNDPDRIELKKFCPRDGKHTLHRETR, from the coding sequence GTGGCCAAGGCGACCGACGTACGTCCGAAGATCACCCTGGCGTGCACGGAGTGCAAGGACCGGAACTACATCACCAAGAAGAACCGGCGTAACGACCCCGACCGCATCGAGCTGAAGAAGTTCTGCCCGCGCGACGGGAAGCACACCCTGCACCGCGAGACCCGCTGA